In bacterium, a genomic segment contains:
- a CDS encoding HDIG domain-containing metalloprotein yields the protein KIKSSSLKELKILPRKPTNIDSLSWKIASSYIMPNLYFDKDATKKRMDEKKGIEPIMVFVKKGDVIISEGEAIDALTEAKFKAIAQISKGISKESLYRFILIFILSISFIIAFILKYQKGLKEEKILAISFVSLFIIAFAKCLAIWRSDFWMYLPFCSFSLLLALLSSSLLSLFFTFILSILISFGFGLKLNVLLFFLSCGLFSIFLLPLARKRASLIKVCLGIFLCNILLALFLLEEPLRAKLVFSFLNAIIVYFVTLGALYMLELFFSTNFKLLELSDLNIPLLRDLFLEAPGTYHHSLITGTLAEDAALCIGANSILARTGSYYHDIGKIFNPEYFPENQKEKKEIPSPAILKSHIERGVSIAKIKHLPSEIIEIIQSHHGTSKIGDERYPGPLPNTKESAIVMLASLIDEKIRAYEKPSPEAIREIVKGVIDEKMFSQELLEAPLTIKELKIIEESFINILTTLFHAKDLNDETKAIG from the coding sequence TAAGATAAAAAGCTCTAGTTTGAAGGAGCTAAAAATTCTTCCCAGAAAGCCTACAAATATTGATTCTCTATCCTGGAAAATAGCATCCTCTTATATTATGCCAAACCTCTATTTTGACAAAGATGCAACAAAAAAAAGGATGGATGAAAAGAAAGGGATAGAGCCAATAATGGTTTTTGTAAAAAAGGGGGATGTAATAATTTCTGAAGGAGAGGCGATAGATGCACTAACTGAGGCAAAATTTAAGGCTATTGCCCAAATTTCAAAGGGCATAAGTAAAGAAAGCCTTTATAGATTTATACTCATCTTTATCTTGTCCATTTCCTTCATCATTGCTTTTATTCTTAAATATCAAAAAGGTCTAAAGGAAGAGAAAATTTTAGCCATTTCTTTTGTTTCTCTTTTTATAATTGCCTTTGCAAAATGCCTTGCAATATGGAGGTCAGATTTTTGGATGTATCTTCCATTTTGCTCTTTTTCTCTTCTTCTGGCATTGTTATCTTCATCCCTTCTTTCCCTATTTTTTACATTTATTTTAAGCATTCTTATTTCTTTTGGGTTTGGATTAAAGCTTAATGTTCTCTTATTCTTCTTAAGCTGTGGGCTTTTTTCTATATTCCTCCTCCCCTTAGCAAGAAAAAGGGCTTCTCTTATTAAGGTTTGTTTAGGTATTTTTCTATGTAATATCTTATTAGCCCTATTTCTTTTAGAAGAGCCGTTAAGGGCAAAGCTTGTCTTTTCTTTTCTTAATGCAATTATTGTCTATTTTGTAACCCTTGGAGCCCTTTATATGTTAGAGCTTTTCTTCTCTACAAATTTTAAACTCCTTGAGCTTTCTGACCTTAATATTCCACTTTTAAGAGACCTGTTTCTGGAAGCACCTGGAACATATCACCATTCACTTATTACAGGAACCCTGGCAGAGGATGCTGCTTTGTGCATTGGTGCAAATTCTATCCTTGCAAGGACAGGAAGCTACTATCACGATATTGGAAAGATTTTCAATCCCGAATACTTTCCTGAAAATCAGAAGGAGAAAAAGGAAATTCCATCCCCTGCTATTTTGAAATCCCATATTGAAAGGGGCGTAAGTATTGCAAAGATAAAGCACCTTCCCTCTGAAATTATAGAGATAATCCAATCCCATCATGGAACATCAAAGATTGGCGATGAAAGATACCCTGGACCTTTACCAAATACAAAGGAATCTGCCATTGTTATGCTTGCCTCCTTAATTGATGAAAAAATAAGGGCATATGAAAAGCCATCACCCGAGGCAATAAGAGAAATTGTAAAAGGGGTAATAGATGAAAAAATGTTCTCTCAAGAGCTCCTTGAAGCACCCCTTACAATTAAGGAGCTAAAGATTATAGAGGAAAGCTTTATAAATATCCTTACTACCTTATTTCATGCAAAGGACCTTAATGATGAAACAAAGGCTATTGGTTGA
- the ybeY gene encoding rRNA maturation RNase YbeY, producing MMKQRLLVDVANRQRMGLPIRRIKAMAKEVFKKEGRGGELSIVFVNDNEMKELNKRFLGKDKPTDVLSFQLSESIGEVIISTDTAKRQAIEYGISFISEISVLLIHGLLHILGYNHSKEMREKEEFYFRRV from the coding sequence ATGATGAAACAAAGGCTATTGGTTGATGTAGCTAATCGACAAAGAATGGGGCTTCCAATTAGGCGGATAAAGGCTATGGCAAAGGAGGTTTTTAAGAAGGAAGGAAGGGGGGGCGAATTAAGTATTGTTTTTGTAAATGATAATGAGATGAAAGAATTAAATAAAAGGTTTTTAGGAAAGGATAAACCAACCGATGTTTTATCTTTTCAATTAAGCGAATCTATAGGAGAAGTTATCATCTCAACAGATACAGCAAAGAGACAAGCAATTGAATATGGAATTTCTTTTATTAGCGAAATTAGTGTTCTCCTTATTCATGGCTTGCTTCATATTTTAGGTTATAATCATTCAAAAGAAATGAGAGAAAAAGAGGAATTTTATTTTAGGAGGGTTTAA
- a CDS encoding pyridoxine 5'-phosphate synthase produces the protein MIKLGVNVDHIATLREARKGFEPDPVAAAILAELAGADGIVVHLREDRRHIQERDCRILREVVRGKLNLEMAATDEMVKFARSLKPDQTTLVPERRQELTTEGGLDVISGADFIKPLISILKESGISVSLFVDPEVDQIKAANKCKADAIEIHTGMYANAKSQDEIEDELERIRISAEAGKKLGLSVYAGHGLNYQNVTRIAKISQIEELNIGHSIIAKASLVGIQEAVRSMLKLIN, from the coding sequence ATGATAAAGCTTGGTGTAAATGTAGACCATATTGCAACCCTTAGGGAGGCAAGGAAGGGCTTTGAGCCAGATCCTGTAGCTGCTGCAATATTAGCAGAATTGGCAGGTGCAGATGGAATTGTTGTCCATCTCAGGGAGGATAGGAGGCATATTCAGGAGAGGGATTGCAGGATTTTAAGGGAGGTTGTAAGGGGAAAGCTTAATCTTGAGATGGCAGCAACCGATGAAATGGTAAAGTTTGCAAGAAGCTTAAAGCCAGACCAAACAACCCTTGTTCCTGAGAGGAGGCAGGAGCTTACCACAGAGGGAGGCCTTGATGTTATTTCTGGAGCTGATTTTATCAAGCCATTAATTTCTATTCTTAAGGAGAGTGGAATAAGTGTATCACTCTTTGTTGATCCTGAGGTTGACCAGATAAAGGCAGCTAATAAATGCAAGGCAGATGCTATAGAAATTCATACAGGGATGTATGCAAATGCAAAAAGTCAAGATGAAATAGAGGATGAGCTTGAGAGGATAAGAATTTCTGCAGAAGCAGGAAAAAAGCTAGGTCTTTCTGTCTATGCAGGTCATGGCTTAAATTACCAAAATGTTACAAGGATTGCCAAAATTTCCCAAATAGAAGAGCTCAATATTGGCCATTCAATTATTGCCAAAGCATCCCTGGTTGGCATTCAAGAGGCAGTAAGGTCTATGCTTAAGCTTATCAATTAA